CAGAAACGACCATATTAGTGGTTATGGAAATTTTCATTTCCCATGAGTTCCATGCAGTTCCCGTAGTGGACAACGGGAAATTGGTGGGCATCTTATCCGTTTCGGATGTCTTTCGCTATTTTTCGGAAAAACTGAAAAAGTAAATTAAACGAGATGTTCACCGTAATGTTCAGAAACCACGGATTTAAATTCCTGGAATAGTTGTTTTGTCACATTATTGCTGTACTGCTTCTCATCCATGTATTTAACCCACCGGATACCACGTATTACATTTGTCAGGAAAACTTCATCTGCCGCATAGACATCCTGAATGGTCAGGGATTTTTCTGAAATTTGGATGGTGGGCAATCGAGTCAGCAGTAATTCCCGCAAGACACCTGCCACCGGACCGTCTGTAAGCGGAGGCGTGTAAATGACATCGTCCTTTACGATAAAGACATTATAAATTGATGCATCTGCCACCGTGTTGTTTTCATTTAAGACAAGCGCATCATCAAAATCATTTTCCCTGGCATATTTTATAGACTTTTCATATATGTTTCTGTCTGTATGCTTCAGGTTGCAAAATGCATCCGGCGATTTGTTATGCTTGGGCAAAAAAGTTAAACTCAATCCGAACTCATTCAGCTGATATACGGTGCTTTCCAACGGCCTTAACACACAGTTCCATTTCAGTTGTGCTATTTCAGGCATGTAATCATGCGCCCTGTTTTTCTGGACTTCCAGCCGAAGCCTGAAGTTTTTTAATCCTTTTTCTACACATTCATATTTCAACAACCGCAATATCCTGTCTTCCAGCTTATATTCACTTTCATCAATATTAATGACCTTCAGGCTTCTGTGCAATCGCTTCACATGCAGATTACGGAATACAATCCTGCCATTTACCACCTTGATGGTTTCTATTAATCCAAATTCTCCCAAGTCAATTTATTTTACGGTAAGGAACAGTATGACGAAATATAAGATCATA
The genomic region above belongs to Sphingobacteriales bacterium and contains:
- a CDS encoding aminotransferase class IV — encoded protein: MGEFGLIETIKVVNGRIVFRNLHVKRLHRSLKVINIDESEYKLEDRILRLLKYECVEKGLKNFRLRLEVQKNRAHDYMPEIAQLKWNCVLRPLESTVYQLNEFGLSLTFLPKHNKSPDAFCNLKHTDRNIYEKSIKYARENDFDDALVLNENNTVADASIYNVFIVKDDVIYTPPLTDGPVAGVLRELLLTRLPTIQISEKSLTIQDVYAADEVFLTNVIRGIRWVKYMDEKQYSNNVTKQLFQEFKSVVSEHYGEHLV